The following nucleotide sequence is from Streptomyces xiamenensis.
TCTTCACCGTCGGCGGCCGGTGCCGGGCCGAGCTGGTCCACACCGAGCCGGAGGGCTGGCGGTTCCGGCGGATGTCCATCGAGGCGGTGTGGACCACGGGCGAGCCCCCCGTCCTGCCCTGACGGCCGCCCCCACCAGCCCTGCCGCCCGTAACCCTCGGGCGCCTGTCCGCTTGCTGCCAGCGGGCGGCGCGTACGGCGCGCGGCCACCGGGGACATCCGGTCCGAACCCCCGCACCCACGGACCGACCTCGGGAGGACCACCCGTGCGTTCCCTCCGCATCGCCCTGCTCGCACTCGCTGCACTCATCGTCTCGATGCTGCTGCCCGGCACGGCCGGCGCCGACCCCGCCACGGCCGCCGCGCCCACCTTCAAGGCACCCTTCGGCTGCGGCCAGACCTGGACGTACAGCCACCACTCCGCCGAGGTACGGCGCGCCCTGGACTTCGTGCGCACCGACGGCGGGGCCACCGCGGGCGCGCCGGTCCTCGCCTCCGCCGCCGGCACCGCCACCCGGCACAGCCAGGCCGGCGGCGCCGGCAACTACATCGTCATCGACCACGGCGGGGGCTGGCGCACGTACTACTTCCACCTCGCCGCGTACTCCGTGCCCAACGGCGCCGCCGTCGCCCAGGGCCAGCAGATCGGCACCACCGGCTCCACCGGCAACTCCTCCGGCGCCCACATCCACTACGAGCAGCTGCTGAACGGCGTCGGCCAGGACATCCGCATCAACGGGACGGCCCTGCCCTACCCCGGGTCGTACCACCAGCGGTACCTGACCAGCGACAACGGCTGCGGCGGCGGGGGCGGGGGCCGCTACTGGGTCGACACGTTCGCGCAGACCCAGGGCTACGCCGCGCCGAACACCGCCTCCCCCCAGGGCGTGCTGCTCCAGGGCACCCACTACGTGTACTGCAAGGTGTGGGGTGCCCGCTACGCCGGCGTGTACGGCCACAACCACTGGTGGCTGCGCACCGACCTCGACCGGACCCACCCGGGCGGCAACGGGCGCGGCGCGTACGTACCGGCCTACTACCTCTCCCGCTGGGGCAACGACGAGGCCCGGGACAACAGCGGCAACGTGATCCCCGACTGCTGAGGGCGGGGCGGCCCTAGGGTGACGGCATGCGCACGCCGATCGACGTACCGCGGCCCCTGGCGGACTCCTACCGGCGGTTCCACGGCGAGCGGGGCCGGGAGTGGATCGCCGCCCTGCCCCGCCTGGCCGCCGGCCTGCTGGAGCGCTGGGACCTGTGTCCGGACGGGCCGCCGGCGCACGGCGTGTGCGCGCTGGTGCTGCCGGTGGTCCGCGCCGCCGACGGCATACCGGCGGCGTTGAAGCTCCAGATGGTGGACGAGGAGACGGTGGGCGAGTCCCTCGCCCTTGCCGCCTGGCAGGGGAACGGGGCCGTCCGGCTGCTGGCGCACGACGCGGCGAGCGGCTCCCTGCTGCTGGAGCGGCTCGCCCCGCGCTCCCTGGCCGACGTGCCGGACCTCCCCGCCGCCCTGGAGACGCTGTCCCTGCTGCTGGCCCGCCTGGTCACCGCACCGCCGCCGCCCGGCCTGCGCACCCTGGCCGACATCGGTGCCCGGATGCTGGAGCGCGCCCCGGCGGCGATCGCGGCGTTTCCCGACCCCGGCCACCGCGCGCTGTACACCGACTGCGCCGCCGCCCTGCGCGAGGTGCTGCCGGAGCCGGGCGGGGCGCTGCTGCACTGGGACCTGCACTACGCGAACGTGCTGGCGGGTGAGCGCGAGCCCTGGCTGGCGATCGACCCCAAGCCGCTGATCGGCGACCCGGGCTTCGAACTCCTCCCCGCCCTGTTCAACCGTTTCGCGGAGATCGAGGCCGCGCCCGACCCGGCCCGCGCCGTCCGCCGCCGTTTCGACCTGATGACAGCCACCGCCGCCCTGGACCGCGATCGCGCGGTGGCCTGGACCCTGGCCCGCATCCTGCAGAACGGCCTGTGGACGGCGGACGCCGGAACGAGGGCCGCGCCCCCGCATCACATCCTGATTTACGAGGCGCTGCGGCGCCGCCCGGAACGCGAATCGGCGCGGCCCTGAGCTCGTGTATCGGGTCGCTCCATCAGCAACTTGCTGATCAGAAGATCGACATCCGTCCACGGGTTGTTCCGGTGTGTGGATCCATGGTGGCCACGCAGTCCCTGTGCCCTGCTCTCAGCCTTGGCAAAGCGGTCTTTCAGAGAAGAGTATTCAAGATGTTTGCGCTCTGGCGTGTAGCCGCATTCCGTGTGGCGTTCCAGCAGTTTCTGGGCTGCTGTCGAGGTGCGGTAGCCAGTGACATCTTGAAAATGAAGCAACAGCCATAACTCAAAACATGGATTGGTGAGCGCGACTTCGATGTTGTTCCGGCGAGCGGTCTCCAGAGCCTGAGTCAGACCCGGCTGTGGCGCGGGAGCCTCGACATCCATCACGCACCAGACCTCGTCATAAGCGGTGAACCGGTCTGCTCGGCTGGTGGGAGCGCGTTCCTTGTGCTTGACCGCTTCTCGTACCAATTTGATGGCCTCGCCGTGTGCAGAACCAACCTTGACGGTCACCGGAAGCTTGCTGAGTTCCGTTCTGCGGAGTCCAACGAAATACTGCTCCTCGGTGCGCGCCCCCTCGCAGTAGATGAGAAACCTACGGTACTCCGGACGAGTTTCCCCCGGACGATTCAGTGGTTTTCCCCGCCCCACGTGCCCCTCCTGCTGCCGATACTTCTTCCGTCAGATGACGCAGTACATCCTCATCGAGGAACGGCAGAGCGCCATACCGGCCGGAGAGGTATCTCTTCTCCAGATTGTCGTGAACATCTCTCACTCGGAAGTCGGTCAACGGGAACAGGCGGGTGGTGCTGTCCTCCGTGTCCTTTTCGGTGAACCAGATCTGATCCCGCTTCAGTTCGGTGCGGGCATTATGGCCCAACAGGGACGCCTCGTGGGTACTGAAGACGAGCTGGGCCCCGTAGGGATTGGTCTCGGCGGACTGGAACAGCCCGACCAGCGCGTCGGCGAGATAGGGATGGAGGCGCGCGTCGAGCTCGTCCACGCAAAGGACGCTCCCCTGTTGCAGTGAGGTCAGAACCGGTCCGAGCAGTCCGATCCACGTTCGGGTGCCGCTTGATTCCTCGTCGATCTCCAGGCTGAAGATGCCCTCGGCTGTTCTGTGCTCCACCTGGACCTGGTGCCTGGGAAGGCTGTCGACGCGAACGTGCCCACCGACCGCTTCCCTCAGCGCTGTCACGATGCGCTGCTGCTCCTCTTTCACCCCCTCTTCCTGCTCCTGGATGCGCAGATCCCGCACACCCAGGTCGGCGAACC
It contains:
- a CDS encoding RloB family protein gives rise to the protein MGRGKPLNRPGETRPEYRRFLIYCEGARTEEQYFVGLRRTELSKLPVTVKVGSAHGEAIKLVREAVKHKERAPTSRADRFTAYDEVWCVMDVEAPAPQPGLTQALETARRNNIEVALTNPCFELWLLLHFQDVTGYRTSTAAQKLLERHTECGYTPERKHLEYSSLKDRFAKAESRAQGLRGHHGSTHRNNPWTDVDLLISKLLMERPDTRAQGRADSRSGRRRSAS
- a CDS encoding aminoglycoside phosphotransferase family protein codes for the protein MRTPIDVPRPLADSYRRFHGERGREWIAALPRLAAGLLERWDLCPDGPPAHGVCALVLPVVRAADGIPAALKLQMVDEETVGESLALAAWQGNGAVRLLAHDAASGSLLLERLAPRSLADVPDLPAALETLSLLLARLVTAPPPPGLRTLADIGARMLERAPAAIAAFPDPGHRALYTDCAAALREVLPEPGGALLHWDLHYANVLAGEREPWLAIDPKPLIGDPGFELLPALFNRFAEIEAAPDPARAVRRRFDLMTATAALDRDRAVAWTLARILQNGLWTADAGTRAAPPHHILIYEALRRRPERESARP
- a CDS encoding M23 family metallopeptidase; this translates as MRSLRIALLALAALIVSMLLPGTAGADPATAAAPTFKAPFGCGQTWTYSHHSAEVRRALDFVRTDGGATAGAPVLASAAGTATRHSQAGGAGNYIVIDHGGGWRTYYFHLAAYSVPNGAAVAQGQQIGTTGSTGNSSGAHIHYEQLLNGVGQDIRINGTALPYPGSYHQRYLTSDNGCGGGGGGRYWVDTFAQTQGYAAPNTASPQGVLLQGTHYVYCKVWGARYAGVYGHNHWWLRTDLDRTHPGGNGRGAYVPAYYLSRWGNDEARDNSGNVIPDC